A section of the Apodemus sylvaticus chromosome 10, mApoSyl1.1, whole genome shotgun sequence genome encodes:
- the LOC127694538 gene encoding olfactory receptor 56 — protein sequence MGLWLNESSVDGFILLGIFSQSQTDLLLFSAVMLVFTVALCGNVLLIFLIYTDSRLHTPMYFFLSQLSLMDLMLVCDIVPKMAVNFLSGRKSISFAGCGIQIGFFVSLVGSEGLLLGLMAYDRYVAISHPLHYPVLMSQRVCLQIAGSSWAFGILDGIIQMVAAMSLPYCGSRSIDHFFCEVPALLKLACADTSLFDTLLFACCVFMLLLPFSIIVTSYARILGAVLRMHSAQSRKKALATCSSHLSAVSLFYGAAMFIYLRPRRYRAPSHDKVVSIFYTVLTPMLNPLIYSLRNREVMGALRKGLDRCKVSSQH from the coding sequence ATGGGACTATGGCTGAACGAATCATCCGTGGATGGGTTTATCCTCCTAGGCATCTTCTCCCAGAGCCAGACTgaccttctcctcttctctgcgGTCATGCTGGTCTTCACGGTGGCGCTCTGCGGAAATGTCCTCCTCATCTTTCTCATCTACACTGACTCCCGGCTTCATActcccatgtactttttcctcagTCAGCTCTCCCTCATGGACCTCATGCTGGTCTGTGACATTGTGCCAAAAATGGCCGTCAACTTCTTGTCTGGCAGGAAGTCCATCTCCTTTGCCGGCTGTGGCATACAAATCGGATTTTTTGTCTCTCTTGTGGGATCGGAGGGTCTCTTGTTAGGACTcatggcctatgatcgctatgtggccattAGCCACCCACTTCACTATCCCGTTCTCATGAGCCAAAGGGTCTGTCTCCAGATTGCTGGGAGTTCCTGGGCCTTTGGGATCCTTGATGGAATAATTCAGATGGTGGCAGCCATGAGCCTGCCCTACTGTGGCTCACGTTCTATAGATCACTTCTTCTGTGAGGTGCCGGCTTTACTGAAGCTGGCCTGTGCAGACACATCGCTTTTCGACACCCTACTTTTCGCTTGCTGCGTCTTTATGCTGCTTCTCCCTTTCTCTATCATCGTGACTTCCTATGCTCGCATCTTGGGGGCTGTGCTCCGTATGCACTCCGCTCAATCCCGAAAAAAGGCTCTGGCCACCTGTTCCTCCCACCTGTCAGCCGTCTCTCTCTTCTACGGGGCAGCCATGTTCATCTATCTGAGGCCAAGGCGATATCGTGCTCCTAGCCATGACAAAGTCGTCTCAATCTTCTACACGGTTCTTACTCCTATGCTCAACCCCCTCATTTATAGCTTGAGGAACAGGGAGGTGATGGGGGCACTGCGTAAAGGGCTGGACCGCTGCAAGGTCAGCAGCCAGCATTGA